Proteins from one Bacteroides zhangwenhongii genomic window:
- a CDS encoding ATP-grasp domain-containing protein, translating into MNILFTCAGRRRYLLKYFKEVIGEDGNIVATDMQLSAPAFTVADVKIQVPRVYAEDYIPKTLEICKEQKIDILISLNDLELPILSKCKADFEALGVKVIVSDPSVIDVCFDKYKTAHFIESLGLRTPKTYVAYNEAVAAIKAGELKFPLILKPRWGSGSIGLEFVDDLEELEMVYQLDRKKVMKSILATASVDDNFLLIQEVIKGPEYGLDIANDLKGEYRGVSVKQKLAMRSGETDKAITVDNVKIREIGATIGKALKHIGNLDCDVLERDGEYYVLELNPRFGGGYPFSQEAGVNMPKAIVAWVKGEDVNNEIFFPEYGKMFSKCDILLNVGE; encoded by the coding sequence ATGAACATACTGTTTACTTGTGCAGGTCGTCGTCGTTACCTGCTAAAATACTTCAAGGAGGTGATTGGAGAGGATGGCAACATTGTTGCTACTGATATGCAGTTAAGTGCTCCCGCATTTACGGTTGCTGATGTTAAGATTCAGGTGCCTCGTGTATATGCAGAAGATTATATACCCAAGACATTGGAGATATGTAAGGAACAAAAAATAGATATTCTTATATCGCTCAATGATTTGGAGTTACCCATTCTGTCAAAATGTAAGGCAGATTTCGAAGCATTGGGAGTGAAGGTTATTGTATCTGACCCTAGTGTGATAGATGTTTGTTTTGATAAATATAAAACTGCACATTTTATTGAAAGTCTTGGGCTAAGGACTCCGAAGACATATGTAGCTTATAACGAAGCGGTGGCTGCTATAAAGGCTGGTGAATTGAAGTTTCCTCTTATTCTTAAGCCTCGTTGGGGATCTGGTTCTATTGGCCTAGAGTTCGTTGATGACTTGGAGGAACTTGAGATGGTATATCAACTTGATCGTAAGAAGGTGATGAAATCTATTTTGGCTACTGCATCGGTAGATGATAACTTTTTGCTAATCCAGGAAGTCATCAAAGGCCCAGAATATGGCTTGGATATTGCAAATGACCTGAAAGGTGAATATCGCGGTGTATCTGTAAAGCAAAAGCTGGCTATGCGTAGTGGTGAAACCGATAAGGCTATCACAGTTGATAATGTCAAGATTCGTGAGATTGGTGCTACAATTGGTAAGGCTTTGAAACATATCGGTAATCTTGATTGTGACGTGCTGGAACGTGATGGTGAGTACTATGTACTAGAACTCAATCCCCGCTTTGGCGGTGGCTATCCTTTTTCACAGGAGGCTGGTGTGAATATGCCTAAGGCTATTGTTGCATGGGTGAAAGGTGAAGATGTTAACAATGAGATCTTTTTCCCAGAATATGGTAAGATGTTTTCAAAGTGTGATATTCTATTGAATGTAGGAGAGTGA
- a CDS encoding DegT/DnrJ/EryC1/StrS family aminotransferase, producing MSYIPEKTIYLCLAHMSEEGIEQKYVKEAFDTNWVVPLGPNVNAFENDLKNFVGGENEVVALSAGTAAVHLALIGCGVQPGDEVLVQSFTFCASSHPITYLGAKPVFVGSEKETWNMDPVLLEEAIKERIAKTGKKPKAIVPVALYGMPYDCERIMEIANRYDIPVVEDAAEGFGSKFGGKVLGTFGRFGVLSFNGNKMITTSGGGALICRNAEDKNTIMWYATQARDAYPYYQHTAIGYNYRMSNVCAGIGRGQMTVADAHIAHHKHVQALYEELLSDVEGVHIHKQPADSRYDSNFWLCTATIDPEVKVVGQENAYKEVIKTAVGGAAGVIKAVDSAITDCQPNENVEALRIFMLSKRIECRPVWKPMHKQPVYADAPFYTNGVEEDIFKVGFCLPAGPYVTDGDVRYIVESIKEAIEL from the coding sequence ATGAGTTACATTCCTGAAAAAACAATTTACCTCTGCCTTGCTCACATGAGTGAGGAGGGGATTGAACAGAAATATGTAAAAGAAGCATTTGATACCAATTGGGTAGTACCTTTAGGACCAAATGTGAATGCGTTTGAGAATGATCTCAAGAACTTTGTCGGAGGAGAAAATGAAGTTGTGGCTTTGAGTGCCGGTACAGCCGCTGTACACCTTGCTCTTATCGGCTGCGGTGTGCAGCCAGGTGATGAAGTATTAGTGCAGTCCTTCACTTTCTGCGCTTCTTCACATCCTATCACTTATCTTGGTGCAAAGCCGGTATTTGTGGGTTCGGAAAAAGAAACCTGGAATATGGATCCTGTACTACTTGAAGAGGCTATCAAAGAGCGTATTGCAAAAACCGGTAAAAAGCCTAAGGCTATTGTACCTGTGGCTCTTTATGGTATGCCTTATGATTGCGAGCGCATTATGGAGATTGCCAATCGTTATGATATTCCTGTGGTAGAGGATGCAGCTGAGGGATTTGGCTCCAAATTCGGTGGTAAGGTGCTGGGCACTTTCGGTCGTTTCGGTGTACTTTCTTTCAATGGTAACAAGATGATTACTACATCGGGTGGTGGCGCCCTAATCTGCCGGAATGCAGAGGATAAGAATACCATTATGTGGTATGCGACCCAAGCTCGGGATGCTTATCCTTACTATCAGCATACTGCGATCGGTTATAATTACCGCATGAGTAATGTCTGTGCCGGTATAGGTCGCGGTCAGATGACCGTTGCCGATGCTCATATTGCTCATCATAAGCATGTGCAGGCACTTTATGAAGAATTGTTGTCAGATGTGGAGGGCGTGCATATTCACAAGCAACCTGCTGATTCCCGCTATGATTCTAATTTCTGGCTTTGTACTGCTACCATCGATCCGGAAGTGAAGGTGGTAGGGCAGGAGAATGCCTATAAGGAAGTTATCAAGACTGCTGTGGGTGGTGCTGCTGGTGTGATTAAAGCCGTAGATAGTGCTATAACTGACTGTCAGCCGAATGAGAATGTGGAAGCATTACGTATATTCATGCTATCTAAGAGGATAGAATGCAGGCCTGTCTGGAAGCCGATGCATAAGCAGCCGGTTTATGCGGATGCTCCTTTCTATACTAATGGGGTGGAAGAGGATATTTTCAAGGTTGGATTCTGTCTACCTGCGGGTCCTTATGTGACGGATGGTGATGTACGTTATATTGTGGAATCAATCAAAGAAGCGATTGAACTTTAG